The region CCGTGAAGGACGCGGACGGCAAGACCCGCTCGCTCTCCGAATTCAAGGGCAAGACCGTCGTCCTGGAATGGGTCAACGAGGGCTGCCCCTATGTGAAGAAGCACTACAGCGGCAACATGCAGGCCCTGCAAAAGGCCGCGACCGCCGACGGCGTGGTGTGGCTGAGCGTGGTGTCCTCCGCACCCGGCGAGCAGGGCTATTTCGCCGACGGCGCCGCGGCCAAGAAGTGGGCCGCCGCTAACAAGGCCGCGCCGAGCGCCATCCTTCTCGACCCGGATGGCAAGATGGGCATGGCCTATGGGGCCAAGACCACACCGCACATGTACGTCATCGATAAGACGGGCCAACTGGTCTACCAGGGCGGCATCGACGACAAGCCGACCAACAAGGTCGAGGACATCAAGGGCGCGAAGAATTACGTCACTGCCGCCCTCGCCGACGTGAAGGCCGGCCGCAAGCCCGTCGTCGCGGTCAGCAGGCCCTATGGCTGCAGCGTCAAGTACAAGGCGTAAGCCGCGCTGATCCTCATTTGAGGATTGGTCTTCATGACGTCGCCGTCTCCCTCTGCTAATCGCGGAAGGTCAGCAGAGGGAGCGCGACGATGAGCAAACTGGACGCCGCTTGGAGCCGTCTCGAGGCCGCCGCGAAAGACGCGGCCGCCACGCGCATCGTCGATCTGTTCGACGCCGAGCCTGATCGCCTGTCGAAGCTGACCGTGTCGGCCGCCGGCGTGTCGCTCGACCTTTCCAAACAGAGCTGGACCGCCGAAGGCCTCGATGCCGCCCTGGATCTCGCCCGCGCGGTTGATGTGGAAGGGGCGCGCCAAGCCATGTTCGGCGGCGAGGCGATCAACACCTCCGAGGATCGCGCCGTCCTGCACGTGGCCCTGCGTGCGGCCAAGGACGCCCCTTATGCCGCCAAGGGCGAGGCGGTGATGGCCGACGTCGAGGATGTCCGCGTCCGCATGAAAGCCTTCGCCGAGCAGGTGCGCTCGGGCGCGGTCAAAGGCTCCACCGGCAAGCCGTTCAAGACCATCCTGCACATCGGCATCGGCGGCTCGGACCTGGGCCCCCGCCTGCTGTGGGATGCTTTGCGTCCCGTGAAACCGCAGATCGACGTGCGCTTCGTGGCGAATGTGGACGGCGCCGAGTTCGAGCTGGTCACCGCCGACATGGACCCGGAAGAGACCCTGGTCATCGTCGTCTCCAAGACCTTCACCACTCAGGAGACCATGGCCAACGCCCAGGCGGCTCGCGACTGGCTCAGCGCCGCGTTGGGCGAGGAGGGGGCCAAGGCGCACCTGGCCGCCGTTTCCACCGCCCTGGACAAGACCTCGGCCTTCGGGGTGCCGGACGAGCGAGTCTTCGGCTTCTGGGATTGGGTCGGTGGCCGCTATTCGCTGTGGTCGTCGGTCAGTTTGTCGGTGGCGATCGCCGCTGGCTGGGAGGTGTTCGAACGCTTCCACGCCGGCGCGGCCCAGATGGACGTCCACTTCCGCGATGCGCCGCTGGAGAAGAATGCTCCGGTGCTGCTGGCCCTGGCTCAGATTTTCAACCGCAACGGCCTTGGCCGCCCCGCCCGCTCGGTGGTGGCCTACTCCTATCGCCTCAGCCGATTGTCGGCCTTCCTGCAGCAGCTGGAGATGGAGTCCAACGGCAAGCAGGTGGACAAGGCCGGCAAGCCGGTGACCCGCGGCACGTCCGCCATCGTGTTCGGCGGCGAGGGGACCAATGTCCAGCACGCCTATTTCCAGGCGATGCACCAGGGGACCGACATCACCCCTATGGAGTTGATCGGTCTGGCGACGACCGACGAGGGACCGGCCGGCATGCATCCCAAGCTGCTGTCCAACCTTCTGGCCCAGGCCGAGGCCTTCATGGTCGGCCGCTCGGAGGAGGAGGTCCGTAAGGAGCTGGCCGACAAGGGCGTGGACGCAGCGACCATCGATGTCATGGCTCCGCAGCGGACCTTCCCCGGCAACCGGCCCTCCACCCTGATCTTGCTGGACCGCCTGACGCCGGAAACCTTCGGCGCTCTGATCGCGCTCTATGAGCACAAGACCTTCGTCGAAGGCGTGATCTGGGGGATCAACAGCTTCGACCAGTGGGGCGTGGAGCTGGGCAAGGTGATGGCGAACCGCATCCTGCCCGAACTGGAGGGCGGCGCGCCCGCCAGGCACGATCCATCCACCACGGCCATGATCGCAAAGCTGAAGCCCTGAGCATCGCGGCGGGGTATGGTCAGTTAATCCCTTCTCGGCTATAGCCCCGCCCGTGACCTGCACCGCGCACCACCACCACGGCCATCACCACCCGACCTCATGGGGGACGGGCCAGGGTCGCGCGGCTTAAAGCCCAGCACATCCCGGCCAAAGCCCCCGCTCAAGGCGGAGGCTTGAAGCAAGCGCTCCGTCGTCCTTCCGAACCGACGAAAAGCGCCATGACCGAAGAAACCTTCCGCCCCGAAGCCCGCGCCCCCCGAGGGTTCGCCGACAAGCGCGCCGCGCAGTTGCGCTCGGAGCGCGCGATCCTGGAAGCCGTGTCCAAGGTCTATGAGAGCTATGGCTTCGAGGCGCTGGACACCGGCGCGTTCGAATATGCCGACGCTCTGGGCAAGTTCCTGCCGGACAGCGACCGTCCCAACGAGGGCGTCTTCGCCCTGCAGGACGACGACGAGCAGTGGATGGCCTTGCGCTATGACCTGACCGCGCCCCTGGCGCGGTTCGCGGCTCAGAACTGGGAGACCCTGCCCAAGCCGTTCCGCCGCTATGCGTTCGGTACGGTGTGGCGTAACGAAAAGCCTGGTCCCGGCCGGTTCCGCGAGTTCATCCAGTGCGACGCCGACACGGTGGGCTCGGCCCGCCCTGAGGCCGACGCTGAGATCATCGCCATGGCCGTCGCGGGTCTGGAGGCGGCCGGTCTGCCGCGCGGCCAGGCGGTGATCAAGATCAACGACCGCAAGCTCCTCAACGGCCTGCTCACCGCCGCCGGCGTTGAAAGCAACGGCCAGAAGCTGGGCGTGCTGCGCGCGGTCGACAAGCTAGACCGGCTGGGCGCCGAGGGCGTGAAACTGCTGCTTGGCGAGGGCCGCAAGGACGAGAGCGGCGCCTTCACCAAGGGTGCGGGCCTGACGGGCAAGGCCATTGATTCCGTCCTGGCCTTCGTGGCGGCGGGCGCGGCGTCGCGGGGCGCGACGCTCGACGCGCTTTCGGCGGTGATTGGCGGATCGGCGGAGGGCGACGAAGGCCTGGCCGAGCTTGCCGCCATAGACGCGGCCCTGAAGGGTCTGGGCGTGGCCGAGGACCAGGCGCTGTTCGATCCGTCCATCGTTCGCGGGTTGGAATATTACACCGGGGCGGTGTTCGAGGCCGAGCTGCTACTGACCACCACTGACGAAAAGGGCGAGGCCGTGCGCTTTGGCTCCATCGGCGGCGGCGGCCGTTATGATGACCTGATCGCCCGATTCACCGGGCAACCCGTGCCGGCCACCGGCTTCTCCTTTGGGGTGTCGCGCCTGGCCGCCGCGCTGAAGGCCGCCGGGCGTGACGCGGCCCAGGCCGCGCGGGGACCGGTGGTGATCATCGCCTTCGACCAGGCCCACATGCCTGAGTACTTCGCCGTGGCGGGCGAGCTTCGCGCCGCCGGCGTCGCGGCCGAGGTCTATCTCGGCTCGTCCGGCATGAAGCCGCAGATGAAATACGCCGACCGCCGCATGGCGCCGGCGGTCATCATGCTGGGCGGCGACGAGATCGCCGCCGGCACGGTGACCATCAAGGATCTGGACCTTGGTCGTGAGCTCGCCGCCGGAGTGTCGGACAACGCCGAGTGGAAATCGACCCGCCCTGGTCAGCAAACGGTCGCGCGCGGCGAGCTGGTGGCGGCGGTCAAGCGGATCACGGAGGGCGGCTGATGCGCCTCGAAAAGGCCATTCCGGCGACGGCCCTGGAGGCCATTCGCGCCCCGTTTCTGAGCGCGGGCGCGCAGGCGGTCGACTCCCCGGTGTTGCAGCCTCTGAGCCTGCTGCTCGATCTGTCGGGCGAGTCCATGCGCGCGCGCCTGTTCGTGGTTCAGGGCGATGGCGGCGAAGAGTTGGCCCTGCGGCCTGACTTCACCATCGGCGTGGCGCGCAGCCACATTGAGGCGGGCGTCGAGATCGGCCGCTACGCATATGAGGGCAAGGCCTTCCGCGTGGCGCCGGTCGGATCGGGCCGCGCCGAAGAGTTTCTGCAGATCGGTCTGGAGGCCTTTGGCCCGCCGGAAGGTCCGCGCGCCGACGCCGAAGTCGCCGCCCTGGCCTGGAAGGCCTCCGTCGCCGGCGGTCGTGATGATCTGACCCTCCTGCTGGGCGATGTGTCGCTGTTCAGCGCCTTTGTCGACAGCCTGGACCTTGCGCCGCCCTTGGCCGCCCGCCTCAAGCGCGCCTTCAGCCATCCACGCCTGCTCAAGGCGGAGCTTGAAGGTGAAGTCGTCGCGGCGCCGAGCGGCTCGGGCAAGCTGGCCAATTTGCTGGCGGGCCTTCCCGAGGCGGAAGCGGAAGAGGTGCTGCGCGAGCTCTGGACCATGACTGGCGTCGAGCCGGTGGGTGGCCGTCGCCCGGCTGATATCGTTCATCGCTTGATCGCCCGGTCGCAGGCGCAGGACGCCGGCCGTCTGTCCGAAAGTGAGATCGCCGCCGTGCGCGGCTATCTGTCCATCAGCGACCGGCCCCGCGCGGCCCTGGCTGCGGTGAAGGGCCTGTCTGGTCCCAAGGGGGAGGCGCTGCAGACGGCGCTCGCGGCCTGGGACAGCCGCCTGGCCGCCCTGATCGAGCTGGGCGCCGACGAGGCGCGCATGACCTTGTCCACCGGCTTTGGCCGCGCCTTCGGCTACTATGACGGCGTGTTGTTCGAAGTCCGCAGCGCGGCGCTGGGCGACGAGCGCCCGGTCGCGGCTGGCGGCCGCTATGACGGGCTCGTGCCGCGTCTTGGCGGCAAGGCGGCCGGCGCCGTCGGGTGCATGGTGCGGCCGGCGCGAGCCTATCTGGGAGGCGGCGAATGAGCGAACCCCTGATCTTCGCCATCCCCTCAAAGGGACGGCTCAAGGAACAGGTCGAGGCCTGGCTCGCCGACTGCGGCTTCAAGCTGGAGGCCACGGGCGGATCGCGTGGCTACAGCGCTGAACTGTCCGGGCTGCCTGGCGTGTCTGTGCGTCTGCTGTCGGCCGGCGACATCGCCGCCGCCCTGGCGTCGGGCGAAGTGCATCTGGGCGTCACCGGCGAGGACCTCCTGCGCGAGCAGGGTGAGGATATGGATGCGCGCGTGACCCTATTGCGCGCCCTGGGCTTTGGTCGCGCCGATCTCGTGGTCGCCGCGCCCAAGAGCTGGCTCGATGTGGACACAATGGCCGATCTGGACGAGGTCGGGCACATCCATCTGGCCCGCACGGGCCGGCGCCTGCGCGTGGCCACCAAGTACTTGGCCCAGACCCGCAGCTTCTTCGCCCGTCGTGGTGTCGCCGATTATCGCATCGTCGAATCCAGCGGGGCCACCGAGGGGGCTCCGGCCGCCGGCGCGGCCGAACTGGTGGTCGACATCACTACAACTGGCGCGACCCTGACGGCCAATGGTCTGAAGGTCTTGTCCGACGGGGTGATCCTGAAGAGCCAGGCCCAGCTGGCCGCCAGCCTCTGCGCGACCTGGACGCCGGATAATCTGGCCTCGGCGCGCCGGCTTGTGATCGCGGTGGAAGCCCGGGCCCGAGCCATGGCCTTGGCGACCCTTGTGTGGCCGGCCGAGCAGGACGCGGCGGCGCGGCAGGCTACGGAAGGCTTCGCCGCCAAGGGTGCGACCCGAAGGGCCAATGGTTTGCTGGTGGACAAGCGAGATCTGCTGGATGTCTGCGCCGCCTTGGGAGCCAAAGGAGTCGAGCCGGTGACGGTCGCGCGCCCCGACTACGTCTTCGAAGCCGCGTCGGCGGCCATCGAAAGCTTGGCCGGAGGATTGGCGCTTAAAACTGACATGTGTGCATAAAATTAACCGGCTCGGTTAAAACTTATCGACGCTAATGTACGGTTTTTCTTTCAACGCCTTGCAAAAACCGGCTTTGCGGCGTTGACAGTCCTCTTAATTTGCCGTTCTTAGGGGTTACCAGGAGATGAGGGCCGCCGCAGAACGGCTCAGCTCCTAGGCGTTTCGGGGAGGAAACGCCCTCTAAGATCGAGTGATCGAGCAATAGCTGAACCCGCCGCGATATCCCCCGCGGCGGGTTCAGTGTTTTTGGACTTAATCGTCAAAAACCTCAAACGCGCGTTACATGGCAAAACGCCCGCCCCGGATGACCGGGACGGGCGCATTCAGCATGGCTTACCAGTGCGCCTACCAGAGGCGGACGCGATCCTCCGGGGCGATGTAGGGGGCGTCGCCCGGTTTGACGTCGAACGCCTTGTACCAGCCGTCGATGTTCCGGATGGTGCCATTGACGCGGTAGTAGGCCGGCGAGTGCGGATCGGTGACGACCTGCTGGCGCAGGGCTTCGTCCCGAATCTTCTGGCGCCACACCTGGGCCCAGCCCAGGAACACGCGCTGGTCGCCCGTCAGGCCGTCCAGAACCGGAGCCGGCTTGCCGTTCAGGGAGCGGTGGTAGGCTTCGAGACCCAGGGTCAGGCCGGCCAGGTCGCCGATGTTCTCACCCATGGTCAGGCCGCCCTGGACCTTGGCGCCCGGCAGGGGCTCGAACGCCGAGTACTGCGCGCCCAGCTTGTCGGCCTGCGCCTTGAACTTGGCGGCGTCCTCGGCCGTCCACCAATCCTT is a window of Caulobacter sp. NIBR2454 DNA encoding:
- a CDS encoding redoxin domain-containing protein; the protein is MSLTRRLLVAAAPILSLAPSLALAAPAPAFSVKDADGKTRSLSEFKGKTVVLEWVNEGCPYVKKHYSGNMQALQKAATADGVVWLSVVSSAPGEQGYFADGAAAKKWAAANKAAPSAILLDPDGKMGMAYGAKTTPHMYVIDKTGQLVYQGGIDDKPTNKVEDIKGAKNYVTAALADVKAGRKPVVAVSRPYGCSVKYKA
- the pgi gene encoding glucose-6-phosphate isomerase → MSKLDAAWSRLEAAAKDAAATRIVDLFDAEPDRLSKLTVSAAGVSLDLSKQSWTAEGLDAALDLARAVDVEGARQAMFGGEAINTSEDRAVLHVALRAAKDAPYAAKGEAVMADVEDVRVRMKAFAEQVRSGAVKGSTGKPFKTILHIGIGGSDLGPRLLWDALRPVKPQIDVRFVANVDGAEFELVTADMDPEETLVIVVSKTFTTQETMANAQAARDWLSAALGEEGAKAHLAAVSTALDKTSAFGVPDERVFGFWDWVGGRYSLWSSVSLSVAIAAGWEVFERFHAGAAQMDVHFRDAPLEKNAPVLLALAQIFNRNGLGRPARSVVAYSYRLSRLSAFLQQLEMESNGKQVDKAGKPVTRGTSAIVFGGEGTNVQHAYFQAMHQGTDITPMELIGLATTDEGPAGMHPKLLSNLLAQAEAFMVGRSEEEVRKELADKGVDAATIDVMAPQRTFPGNRPSTLILLDRLTPETFGALIALYEHKTFVEGVIWGINSFDQWGVELGKVMANRILPELEGGAPARHDPSTTAMIAKLKP
- the hisS gene encoding histidine--tRNA ligase, which encodes MTEETFRPEARAPRGFADKRAAQLRSERAILEAVSKVYESYGFEALDTGAFEYADALGKFLPDSDRPNEGVFALQDDDEQWMALRYDLTAPLARFAAQNWETLPKPFRRYAFGTVWRNEKPGPGRFREFIQCDADTVGSARPEADAEIIAMAVAGLEAAGLPRGQAVIKINDRKLLNGLLTAAGVESNGQKLGVLRAVDKLDRLGAEGVKLLLGEGRKDESGAFTKGAGLTGKAIDSVLAFVAAGAASRGATLDALSAVIGGSAEGDEGLAELAAIDAALKGLGVAEDQALFDPSIVRGLEYYTGAVFEAELLLTTTDEKGEAVRFGSIGGGGRYDDLIARFTGQPVPATGFSFGVSRLAAALKAAGRDAAQAARGPVVIIAFDQAHMPEYFAVAGELRAAGVAAEVYLGSSGMKPQMKYADRRMAPAVIMLGGDEIAAGTVTIKDLDLGRELAAGVSDNAEWKSTRPGQQTVARGELVAAVKRITEGG
- a CDS encoding ATP phosphoribosyltransferase regulatory subunit → MRLEKAIPATALEAIRAPFLSAGAQAVDSPVLQPLSLLLDLSGESMRARLFVVQGDGGEELALRPDFTIGVARSHIEAGVEIGRYAYEGKAFRVAPVGSGRAEEFLQIGLEAFGPPEGPRADAEVAALAWKASVAGGRDDLTLLLGDVSLFSAFVDSLDLAPPLAARLKRAFSHPRLLKAELEGEVVAAPSGSGKLANLLAGLPEAEAEEVLRELWTMTGVEPVGGRRPADIVHRLIARSQAQDAGRLSESEIAAVRGYLSISDRPRAALAAVKGLSGPKGEALQTALAAWDSRLAALIELGADEARMTLSTGFGRAFGYYDGVLFEVRSAALGDERPVAAGGRYDGLVPRLGGKAAGAVGCMVRPARAYLGGGE
- the hisG gene encoding ATP phosphoribosyltransferase — its product is MSEPLIFAIPSKGRLKEQVEAWLADCGFKLEATGGSRGYSAELSGLPGVSVRLLSAGDIAAALASGEVHLGVTGEDLLREQGEDMDARVTLLRALGFGRADLVVAAPKSWLDVDTMADLDEVGHIHLARTGRRLRVATKYLAQTRSFFARRGVADYRIVESSGATEGAPAAGAAELVVDITTTGATLTANGLKVLSDGVILKSQAQLAASLCATWTPDNLASARRLVIAVEARARAMALATLVWPAEQDAAARQATEGFAAKGATRRANGLLVDKRDLLDVCAALGAKGVEPVTVARPDYVFEAASAAIESLAGGLALKTDMCA